The following are encoded in a window of Platichthys flesus chromosome 19, fPlaFle2.1, whole genome shotgun sequence genomic DNA:
- the nup214 gene encoding nuclear pore complex protein Nup214 isoform X4 produces the protein MSDDTDSPPEREMKDFQFRQMKKARVFAPAGDLHEERSTLLTLSNKYGLCFVGLNRTFKVYLTHDILAADRVEGTSNEIVNGIPVLAEVTVELAVHQLALSCDELTLSVCGVSEGGGLFLTFYDVRTFTNKAKQQKLPFASLQAAVSSGTMVQDLKWNPAQASTLAVCLSDGSMLILDVTDSVKVQAQLPASSGITCLSWSPKGKQVAAGKMNATVSQYTPALEEKKVIPCPHFYSSSPDEPVKALDVLWLKTFVFAVVYAAADGSLETPPELVLISLPKKDEKVETKHLNFSDTVYGSCTERLHHYFLSHVEDWDLVFAASAASIEVSVISRQDDKIWELWILEDASRAELPVTGTNEDTLPLGFAIDYTSQQDIWISEEKTLPPAPIMLILSTEGLLCPFALLNLNPGAKQLVSVPSPLPLEGERLPKLGSVAAQPPKAAASFPSAPAVFQNLGLTSAAAPTPAAPVASSAAARFSFATTAPVTTSSSAFSFSVPSTGAPSAPSAFSLGGSTPFGSGSSGFSFASKPPSDTPSAPSAFSISTPSIKPSAVAAPPPPIASPLTVKMNLNERFSAVETPAQAPQSLSFTSPIPKPVVSNSSSLTAPPPAVAKPPAVLTPVRPVQTSMLPTVVQKPTPAAQSRIQAPQTPVAPVRAVEKQPQQKKESDHIMAAIFEEIAHFQQELDDLKARSARADFKVGTNEEMKELRKESEDLHIFTLEIKETTESLNGDIGTLKTTLLEGFAGAEEASTQSELSKDDNNRQLLYKKPLDPRSEERLKEIRRLYQYVTFAVEDVNDVLNVEWEKHLEKKKKLKHMSVPGREGLFTTLANNLYIIEQQKHRLDQLVKDLSSLMLYNKTTTSTANQNTAAATTAGLESELESLRDALLKARLDTSPPKTKSRSPVKISPVKQSQLRNFLSKGQMPPVRSTAPANLSRSAFLSPKYYEDLDDVSSTSTMSQSLDPNPAHLELEEEEEEDELQPEPLLVIPQALATPRHPTVVRTPSIQPGFGAIQSTPLNKIHQLQAMGFGLSPIASPVPSNKINLSGPDSTALATKTVKHGAPSVERTGPVTNPAQQAAATAALRRQFANQKTAVVGASLTESTLKTVPQVLNIQELKEKGSPVPVSNIISSPGPDPAAQVFATVSSTQAKRNPNQGIQTMSAESTTTPQTGFVFSHASKPDVSAAPASSADQNSSKGFSFASGATGFGFASAAQGAGISQAKDVSKFSFGGNGKMGFGQAGDEAFPFVPKSTSPALRTASPTLPPNPPGEAARPTSTATALKVEPQPPKPVGGETLGSFSGLRVGQGEEAKDASAKPSIGSFAFVDSGVGMGKGVAQFSFGTGVQKSAEDSTGSLFKPPESASKPAFAVPQSGSATTALPTSFSSLLVESSDSSEEPKATPQPSEATPPPEREAASESIVESASAPEVPDSTGEAATIDTTPAPAALTPPPPLATTAPTPEPPPFIAAPAEAAPPPPYGAVHTIEATADTTNTAPVSTSPAATFPALPVPQVVPAAFQVPSSDKPGSIFTQSAPVTTDSHTIGITTVINTVANTATTPTHTVVSTATTSAATVFGQPVAPPASSAPSAPAITGFGSSGFGASPGANFGKTVFGQVSGFGQPASNTVAASGFSFGQTAFGAGSTIATTGGVGGGGGSLFGASTTSTFPFGQGGANTDSNTGSGPFGQSTAPAFGQSSGFGQGSVFGSNTTTSSSTGFSFGQPSGFGCSSAAPSFGQQPSTGSVFGQQQQQPSSGSVFGSGSANPAGPSAGGGFFSGLGGKPTEEAANKNPFGAPPATGGFGQPAQTGANTLFGSSGAKAFGFGQTSFGEQKPSGTFSTGGGSVASQGFGSFASPTKPGGFGSAPVFGSPPGFGSSPAFGGAASFGANPSFNNMVSSAGKVFGEGTTASSMGGFGFASPPPAPSFGALANQNPPSFGNLAQQGSGFGVQPSSFSGFGQQPQAGGFSGNTFGSSNQSSSQTFASWRS, from the exons ATGAGCGACGACACGGACTCTCCCCCGGAGAGGGAAATGAAG gATTTTCAGTTTCGTCAGATGAAGAAAGCAAGAGTTTTTGCACCTGCTGGGGATTTGCATGAAGAAAGATCCACTCTGCTCACCCTCTCAAATAAATATGGCTTATGTTTTGTTGGGCTCAACAGAACATTCAAAGTTTACCTGACACATGATATACTGGCTGCTGATAGAGTTGAAGGAACCTCCAATGAAATAG TCAATGGAATACCAGTGTTGGCAGAGGTGACGGTGGAACTGGCTGTGCACCAATTGGCTCTCAGTTGTGATGAACTTACATTGTCAGTATGTGGTGTGTCTGAGGGAGGGGGGTTATTCCTCACTTTCTACGATGTCCGCACCTTCACTAACAAG gCGAAACAACAGAAGTTACCTTTTGCATCACTGCAGGCAGCCGTATCCTCTGGCACTATGGTGCAGGACCTGAAGTGGAATCCCGCCCAGGCGTCCACTttggctgtctgtctgtctgacggCAGCATGCTGATTTTGGATGTTACAGACAGTGTCAAAGTGCAGGCACAGCTACCAGCATCGAGTGGCATCACATGCC TTAGCTGGAGTCCGAAAGGAAAACAAGTCGCTGCAGGAAAAATGAATGCCACAGTCAGTCAGTACACACCA GCACTAGAGGAAAAGAAGGTGATCCCATGTCCACACTTCTACAGTTCTTCCCCTGATGAACCGGTCAAAG CTCTGGATGTGCTCTGGCTGAAAACCTTTGTGTTTGCGGTGGTATACGCTGCTGCGGATGGATCCCTTGAGACCCCTCCCGAGCTTGTGTTGATCTCCCTCCCT aaaaaggatgagaaGGTGGAGACGAAGCATCTAAACTTTAGTGACACGGTGTACGGCAGCTGCACTGAACGGCTGCACCACTACTTCCTGAGCCATGTAGAGGACTG GGACCTTGTGTTTGCGGCATCAGCAGCTTCCATTGAGGTCAGCGTCATATCCAGACAAGACGACAAG ATATGGGAACTTTGGATCCTTGAAGATGCAAGTCGGGCTGAGCTTCCAGTGACTGGGACAAATGAAGACACTCTACCGCTCGGCTTCGCCATAGACTACACCAGCCAGCAGGATATCTGGATCT CTGAAGAGAAGACCTTACCACCAGCGCCCATAATGCTCATCCTATCCACAGAGGGTTTACTCTGCCCGTTTGCGCTGCTCAACCTCAACCCCGGTGCGAAGCAGCTGGTCTCAGTCCCCAGCCCGCTCCCCCTGGAGGGGGAGAGACTGCCCAAGCTAG GTTCTGTGGCAGCCCAACCACCAAAAGCTGCTGCCTCCTTCCCATCTGCCCCAGCCGTGTTCCAAAACCTCGGCCTAACATCAGCAGCTGCTCCCACTCCTGCAGCTCCCGTTGCCTCTTCCGCCGCTGCTCGGTTCAGCTTTGCTACGACAGCTCCTGTGACGACGTCCTCGTCGgccttctctttttctgtcccaTCTACCGGCGCCCCCTCAGCCCCTTCAGCTTTCTCCCTGGGGGGATCCACGCCCTTTGGCTCAGGATCCTCAGGCTTTTCCTTTGCCTCCAAACCTCCCTCTGATACTCCCTCAGCACCTTCTGCATTTTCCATCAGCACGCCTTCCATCAAACCGTCAGCGGtagcagctccacctcctcccatcgCCTCCCCACTCACAGTGAAAATGAATCTGAATGAGAG GTTTTCAGCAGTGGAGACTCCAGCACAAGCCCCACAGTCTTTGTCCTTCACTTCTCCAATACCCAAACCAGTTGTCTCCAATTCCAGTAGTTTGACCGCCCCTCCGCCCGCAGTTGCTAAGCCACCAGCTGTACTAA CCCCAGTGCGTCCAGTTCAAACCAGCATGCTGCCCACAGTTGTCCAGAAACCAACTCCTGCAGCCCAAAGCCGAATCCAAGCTCCACAG ACCCCTGTGGCACCTGTGAGGGCCGTGGAGAAGCAGCCACAGCAAAAGAAAGAGTCGGATCACATCATGGCCGCTATATTTGAAGAG ATCGCACACTTCCAGCAGGAGTTGGATGACCTTAAGGCAAGAAGCGCAAGAGCTGATTTCAAGGTTGGCACCAACGAGGAGATGAAGGAGTTGAGGAAGGAGTCAGAGGACCTACATATTTTCACGCTGGAGATCAAGGAAACTACAGAG TCTCTCAATGGGGATATTGGGACTCTGAAGACCACCTTATTGGAAGGCTTTGCTGGGGCAGAAGAAGCCAGCACCCAGAGTGAGCTGAGCAAAGACGACAATAACAGACAGCTGCTTTACAAAAAACCTCTGGATCCGCGCAGTGAGGAACGACTCAAG GAGATTCGCAGACTGTACCAGTACGTCACATTTGCTGTGGAAGACGTCAACGATGTGTTGAATGTGGAATGGGAGAAAcatctggagaagaagaaaaagttgAA ACACATGTCCGTGCCAGGGCGTGAGGGTCTTTTCACAACACTGGCCAACAACCTGTACATCATCGAGCAGCAAAAGCACAGGTTGGACCAATTGGTTAAAGACCTCAGTTCACTGATGCTCTACAACAAGACGACTACATCTACTGCAAACCAAAATactgctgcagcaacaacagctgG TTTGGAAAGTGAGCTAGAGAGTTTAAGGGATGCACTCCTGAAAGCCAGACTGGACACTTCCCCTCCCAAAACCAAATCCAGATCTCCAG TCAAGATCTCACCAGTGAAACAGTCCCAGCTACGCAACTTCCTGTCAAAGGGGCAGATGCCTCCTGTCCGCTCAACTGCACCAG CCAACCTGTCTCGATCTGCCTTCCTTTCACCTAAATACTACGAGGACTTGGATGATGTGAGCTCTACCTCCACCATGTCCCAGTCCCTGGACCCCAACCCGGCTCACttggagctggaggaagaggaggaggaggacgaactACAGCCAGAGCCCCTCCTTGTTATACCCCAAGCACTTGCCACCCCTCGTCACCCCACCGTCGTGAGGACCCCCTCTATCCAGCCTGGCTTTGGAGCAATCCAGTCTACGCCTTTAAACAAAATTCACCAATTACAGGCTATGGGCTTTGGACTCAGCCCTATTGCCAGCCCTG TTCCAAGCAATaagatcaacctcagcgggccTGACAGCACGGCTCTTGCCACAAAGACTGTCAAACATGGAGCCCCATCGGTTGAGAGGACCGGACCTGTCACCAACCCCGCCCAGCAGGCCGCAGCCACTGCTGCTCTACGCAGGCAGTTTGCCAATCAGAAGACGG CTGTTGTCGGCGCTTCCTTGACAGAGTCCACTTTGAAGACGGTCCCTCAGGTCCTCAATATTCAAGAGCTCAAGGAGAAAGGGTCTCCTGTACCAGTTTCCAATATCATCAG ctCCCCAGGTCCAGATCCAGCTGCTCAAGTCTTTGCAACAGTTTCCTCCACGCAGGCTAAACGA AATCCTAACCAAGGCATCCAGACGATGTCCGCTGAAAGTACAACCACCCCACAGACAGGCTTTGTGTTCA GTCATGCATCCAAACCTGATGTTTCCGCGGCTCCTGCAAGCTCAGCGGATCAAAACAGCAGCAAAGGTTTCTCCTTTGCTTCAGG ggcCACAGGCTTCGGTTTTGCTTCAGCTGCACAGGGAGCTGGAATATCACAAG CAAAGGATGTGAGTAAATTTTCCTTTGGTGGAAATGGCAAAATGGGATTCGGCCAGGCTGGAGACGAAGCATTCCCCTTCGTCCCAAAGTCCACCTCCCCGGCTCTACGCACGGCCTCGCCCACCCTGCCTCCAAACCCACCGGGAGAAGCAGCCAGACCAACCTCTACCGCTACAGCCCTCAAGGTAGAGCCACAGCCGCCTAAGCCAGTTGGAGGTGAGACACTGGGCAGTTTCTCCGGACTTCGCGTGGGCCAAGGAGAAGAAGCCAAAGATGCCTCTGCTAAACCTTCTATTGGCTCGTTTGCCTTCGTGGACAGTGGAGTTGGGATGGGCAAGGGAGTAGCACAGTTTAGCTTTGGTACAGGTGTCCAAAAGTCTGCAGAAGATTCCACAGGCAGTTTGTTTAAGCCTCCTGAATCAGCTAGTAAGCCAGCCTTCGCTGTTCCCCAGTCAGGCTCAGCTACCACAGCTTTACCTACGTCTTTCAGCAGTCTCCTTGTAGAATCTTCAGACTCCTCAGAGGAACCAAAAGCTACACCCCAACCATCAGAAGCCACCCCACCCCCTGAAAGAGAAGCAGCTTCTGAATCCATTGTAGAGAGCGCCAGTGCCCCAGAAGTACCCGACTCTACAGGGGAGGCTGCCACAATAGACACcacaccagcaccagcagcactaACACCCCCACCTCCTTTGGCCACAACTGCCCCTACCCCAGAACCTCCCCCATTCATCGCTGCCCCAGCTGAAGCCGCCCCTCCACCACCATATGGTGCTGTTCACACAATCGAAGCCACAGCAGACACCACCAACACTGCTCCTGTGTCCACTTCACCAGCTGCCACCTTCCCTGCTTTGCCGGTCCCCCAGGTTGTACCAGCAGCATTTCAGGTTCCCTCTTCTGACAAGCCTGGCTCCATTTTTACTCAGTCTGCTCCTGTAACAACAGACAGCCACACCATTGGAATCACAACAGTAATCAACACAGTTGCCAATACAGCCACCACTCCCACCCACACAGTTGTGAGCACTGCAACAACTAGTGCTGCTACTGTCTTTGGGCAACCTGTTGCACCTCCAGCTTCCTCAGCCCCCTCAGCTCCAGCAATCACAGGATTTGGCTCATCTGGGTTTGGTGCATCACCTGGAGCTAATTTTGGCAAAACTGTATTTGGCCAGGTGAGTGGCTTTGGCCAGCCCGCCAGTAACACTGTTGCAGCTAGTGGCTTTTCTTTTGGCCAGACAGCCTTTGGAGCAGGCTCTACCATTGCAACCACTGGAGGAgtaggagggggaggaggaagtcTTTTTGGTGCTTCTACTACAAGTACCTTCCCGTTTGGCCAAGGCGGTGCCAACACAGACAGCAACACCGGGTCAGGACCGTTTGGACAGAGCACAGCCCCAGCGTTTGGCCAGAGCTCGGGATTTGGGCAAGGGTCTGTGTTTGGTAGTAACACCACCACGTCTTCGTCGACAGGATTCAGCTTTGGACAGCCCTCAG gcTTCGGTTGCTCTTCTGCCGCTCCCTCGTTTGGCCAGCAACCGAGCACTGGCAGTGTGTTTGGACAG cagcagcagcaaccatCAAGTGGGAGTGTGTTTGGTTCAGGTTCAGCCAACCCTGCAGGCCCATCAGCTGGTGGAGGATTCTTCAGTGGCCTGGGAGGCAAACCCACTGAGGAGGCTGCCAACAAGAACCCATTTGGCGCCCCTCCCGCCACCGGAGGATTTGGCCAGCCTGCTCAGACAG GTGCCAACACTCTGTTTGGGAGTAGTGGTGCCAAGGCCTTTGGTTTTGGACAGACCTCCTTTGGTGAGCAGAAACCCAGTGGGACCTTCAGCACTGGAGGAGGGAGTGTCGCATCCCAGGGTTTTGGCTCCTTCGCTTCTCCGACAAAACCAG